One genomic window of Salvia miltiorrhiza cultivar Shanhuang (shh) chromosome 4, IMPLAD_Smil_shh, whole genome shotgun sequence includes the following:
- the LOC131020289 gene encoding pentatricopeptide repeat-containing protein PNM1, mitochondrial: protein MRKFTIPLSPLHLRKLLLLRCFSASPDSLTHHPLPAPRCPPPSPPLHRPQFLSSNAFSAGRRQWLSIRNFSSQTDDPPAAANPLKQNPENPGDHEDSVVKLFSDELQKNPDAEPLPLQKRLDLSFSHVQISPAVLLSTLNMSPDAGRMALDFLKWAKSRPGFEPTDEVYSYFVDYFGRRKDFKATHEVLVDGLGVAGVKSFESLVDRMVRAGRPSQTVALFERMEKDYGFARNMDSLKQIVSGLCHHGFASYAEKMVKGLANEFFPDEFICDALIDGWCVDGKLDEAKRLVGEMQRGGYAISTYAYNSILDCVCTLCRKKDPFRLDVESRNVLVEMERNGVPCDVETFNVLITNYCKIRKTSVALGLFHNMGRSSCYPDETTFLVLIKSLYQAARVGEGDEMIDRMKSAGYGEVLDTKAYYEFLKILCGIERIDHAMNVFAMMKEDGCKPGIKTYDLLMGKLCAHGRLDKANALYKEAESSGLAVEPKPYKVDPRFVKKKDTAVKKEKKRETLPEKMARKRRRLKQIRLSFVKKPKKMRRRSY from the coding sequence ATGCGGAAGTTCACCATTCCGCTCTCGCCATTGCACCTGCGCAAACTGCTCCTCCTCCGCTGCTTCTCCGCCTCCCCCGATTCCCTCACCCACCACCCCCTCCCCGCCCCTCGATGTCCACCGCCGTCCCCGCCACTTCACCGTCCACAATTTCTCTCTTCCAACGCCTTCTCCGCCGGCCGACGCCAGTGGTTGTCCATCAGAAATTTCTCCTCACAAACAGACGACCCACCCGCAGCAGCAAATCCTCTCAAACAAAACCCTGAAAATCCCGGAGACCATGAAGATTCAGTCGTTAAATTGTTTTCCGACGAGCTCCAGAAAAATCCAGATGCAGAACCCCTACCTCTTCAAAAAAGACTCGATCTTTCATTCTCCCACGTGCAGATTAGCCCCGCGGTGCTCCTCTCCACACTCAACATGTCCCCTGATGCAGGCCGTATGGCGCTAGATTTCCTCAAATGGGCCAAATCTAGACCAGGGTTTGAACCAACCGATGAGGTTTACTCCTATTTTGTTGATTATTTTGGAAGGAGGAAGGATTTCAAAGCTACACACGAAGTTCTCGTGGATGGCCTTGGAGTCGCTGGGGTTAAGAGTTTTGAATCCCTCGTGGATCGAATGGTTCGTGCCGGTAGGCCATCGCAAACCGTTGCATTGTTTGAGAGGATGGAGAAAGATTATGGATTTGCGAGGAATATGGATTCTTTGAAGCAGATTGTTTCAGGTCTCTGCCACCATGGCTTCGCTAGTTATGCTGAAAAAATGGTTAAGGGTTTGGCAAATGAGTTCTTTCCAGATGAGTTTATATGTGATGCATTGATCGATGGTTGGTGTGTGGATGGGAAGTTGGATGAAGCCAAGAGATTGGTTGGTGAAATGCAGAGGGGAGGCTATGCGATAAGTACGTATGCATACAACTCGATTTTAGACTGTGTTTGCACGCTTTGTAGGAAGAAGGATCCTTTTAGGCTTGATGTTGAATCAAGAAATGTGTTGGTTGAGATGGAGAGGAACGGTGTTCCTTGCGATGTGGAGACATTTAATGTGCTTATTACTAATTATTGCAAGATTAGGAAGACCTCGGTTGCATTAGGACTGTTCCATAATATGGGGCGGTCGAGTTGTTACCCTGATGAGACTACATTTCTTGTGTTGATCAAGAGTTTGTATCAGGCTGCGCGGGTTGGTGAAGGGGATGAGATGATTGATAGGATGAAGTCTGCGGGGTATGGGGAGGTTCTGGATACCAAGGCTTATTATGAGTTCTTGAAGATTTTGTGTGGGATTGAGAGGATTGATCATGCCATGAATGTTTTTGCAATGATGAAGGAGGATGGATGCAAGCCGGGTATCAAGACTTATGACTTGTTGATGGGGAAGTTGTGTGCTCATGGGCGTCTGGATAAAGCTAATGCGCTCTATAAGGAGGCGGAGAGCAGTGGACTGGCTGTGGAGCCGAAGCCGTACAAGGTTGATCCTAGATTTGTGAAGAAGAAGGATACTGCggtgaagaaggagaagaagagggagaCACTTCCTGAGAAGATGGCAAGGAAGAGGAGACGGCTTAAACAGATTAGGTTGAGTTTTGTGAAGAAGCCAAAAAAGATGAGGCGCCGTTCTTATTAA